The Burkholderia cepacia genome includes a region encoding these proteins:
- a CDS encoding response regulator has protein sequence MTTQILIVDDDQELRDLLRDYLVRQGMEVSVLHDAATLEKRLERERPDLIVLDLMMPGVDGLTALRQLRAAGDDIPVIMLTARADDVDRIVGLELGADDYLGKPFNPRELLARVQAVLRRRRATPSAAAPEQREPFGFGRFVLDFQARTLSVDGKPATLSSSEFALLKIFVNHALRTLTRERLLELLHGPEYDGTDRGIDVQVWRLRRILETDPSTPRFIQTVRGRGYVFVPDGEAHAQAH, from the coding sequence ATGACTACCCAGATCCTCATCGTCGACGACGACCAAGAACTCCGAGACCTGCTGCGCGACTATCTCGTGCGCCAGGGGATGGAAGTGTCCGTGCTGCACGACGCGGCGACGCTCGAGAAGCGCCTCGAGCGCGAGCGGCCCGACCTGATCGTGCTGGACCTGATGATGCCGGGCGTCGACGGCCTGACCGCGCTGCGCCAGTTGCGCGCGGCCGGCGACGACATCCCCGTGATCATGCTGACCGCGCGGGCGGACGACGTCGATCGCATCGTCGGGCTCGAGCTCGGCGCGGACGATTACCTCGGCAAGCCGTTCAACCCGCGCGAGCTGCTCGCGCGCGTGCAGGCCGTGCTGCGCCGCCGCCGCGCGACGCCGTCGGCGGCGGCGCCCGAGCAGCGCGAGCCGTTCGGATTCGGCCGCTTCGTGCTCGACTTCCAGGCGCGTACGCTGTCGGTCGACGGCAAGCCGGCCACGCTGTCGAGCAGCGAATTCGCGCTGCTTAAGATCTTCGTGAACCATGCGCTGCGCACGCTCACGCGCGAGCGGCTGCTCGAGCTGCTGCACGGGCCCGAGTACGACGGTACCGACCGCGGCATCGACGTCCAGGTGTGGCGCCTGCGCCGCATTCTCGAAACGGATCCGTCGACGCCGCGCTTCATCCAGACGGTGCGCGGGCGCGGCTACGTGTTCGTGCCCGACGGCGAGGCCCATGCGCAAGCCCATTGA
- a CDS encoding ABC transporter permease codes for MIDLIQEYWRNYLYTDGYRITGVAITLWLLVVSIGLGFCLSVPLAVARVSKKKWLSGAVWLYTYVFRGTPLYVQLLLCYTGLYSLQAVRGTPMLDAFFRDGMHCTLLAFTLNTCAYTTEIFAGAIKATSYGEIEAARAYGMSTFTMYRRVILPSALRRALPLYSNEVILMLHATTVAFTATVPDILKIARDVNSATYMSFHAFGIAALLYLVISFTLVWLFRQAERRWLAYLRPQGK; via the coding sequence ATGATCGACCTCATCCAAGAATACTGGCGCAACTACCTCTACACCGACGGCTACCGCATCACCGGCGTCGCGATCACGCTGTGGCTGCTGGTCGTGTCGATCGGCCTCGGCTTCTGCCTGTCGGTGCCGCTCGCGGTCGCGCGCGTGTCGAAGAAGAAGTGGCTGTCGGGCGCCGTGTGGCTCTACACGTACGTGTTCCGCGGCACGCCGCTCTACGTGCAGCTGCTGCTCTGCTACACGGGCCTCTACAGCCTGCAGGCCGTGCGCGGCACGCCGATGCTCGACGCGTTCTTCCGCGACGGCATGCACTGCACGCTGCTCGCGTTCACGCTGAACACCTGCGCGTACACCACCGAGATCTTCGCGGGCGCGATCAAGGCGACGTCGTACGGCGAGATCGAAGCCGCGCGCGCCTACGGGATGTCCACATTCACGATGTATCGCCGGGTGATCCTGCCGTCGGCGCTGCGCCGCGCGCTGCCGCTGTACAGCAACGAGGTGATCCTGATGCTGCACGCGACGACGGTCGCGTTCACGGCGACCGTGCCGGACATCCTGAAGATCGCCCGCGACGTGAACTCGGCGACCTACATGTCGTTCCATGCGTTCGGCATTGCCGCCCTGCTCTACCTCGTGATCTCGTTCACGC
- a CDS encoding ABC transporter permease, with product MFLQGYGPLILAGTWQTVKLAVLSLALSFLLGLLGAGAKLSRNRFTNGVGTVYTTLIRGVPDLVLMLLLFYSLQIWLNMATDALGWDQIDIDPFLAGVLVLGFIYGAYFTETFRGAFLSVPRGQLEAGSAYGMTNWQVFTRIMFPQMMRFALPGIGNNWQVLVKSTALVSIIGLADVVKASQDAGKGTLRFFFFTLIAGAVYLAITTISNFVLMWLEKRYSTGVRKADL from the coding sequence ATGTTTCTACAAGGTTACGGCCCGCTGATCCTCGCTGGCACCTGGCAAACCGTCAAGCTGGCGGTGCTTTCGCTTGCGCTGTCGTTCCTGCTGGGGCTGCTCGGCGCGGGCGCGAAGCTGTCGCGCAACCGCTTCACGAACGGCGTCGGCACCGTCTACACCACGCTGATCCGCGGCGTGCCCGACCTCGTGCTGATGCTGCTGCTGTTCTACAGCCTGCAGATCTGGCTGAACATGGCGACCGACGCGCTCGGCTGGGACCAGATCGACATCGATCCGTTCCTCGCCGGCGTGCTCGTGCTCGGCTTCATCTACGGCGCGTACTTCACCGAGACCTTCCGCGGTGCGTTCCTGTCGGTGCCGCGCGGCCAGCTCGAGGCCGGCAGCGCGTACGGGATGACCAACTGGCAGGTGTTCACGCGGATCATGTTCCCGCAGATGATGCGCTTCGCGCTGCCGGGCATCGGCAACAACTGGCAGGTGCTCGTGAAGTCGACCGCGCTCGTGTCGATCATCGGCCTGGCCGATGTCGTGAAGGCATCGCAGGACGCCGGCAAGGGCACGCTGCGGTTCTTCTTCTTCACGCTGATCGCGGGCGCCGTCTACCTCGCGATCACGACGATCTCGAACTTCGTGCTGATGTGGCTCGAAAAGCGCTACTCGACCGGCGTCCGCAAGGCTGACCTATGA
- a CDS encoding ATP-binding protein, with amino-acid sequence MRKPIDSLFGRLALLVVGVLLLSHFAWFFAMRLERSQMQTRYAVEEAAFLVDAVRQHVERTPDQPLPSRVRLVAPDSADVPNGDPSNLPAALRRFRDDVSERMPPGTRVEVGAPGHPPVLWVKEPTDRNWIVVPVQPLRPPRSLDRMLLWLGTIFSAGVIAALFAAWQLQQPLRSLARAVARFGRGQPVPPLRERGPRELRQLTHGFNQMVEQVSQAESDRAVMLAGVAHDLRTPLARMRLRAEMMDDVRLRDGVVRDVDSMSHIVDQFLVFAHGGSDRSEPVPVDQACERIARSYRAVAPNAPAVQTRLDADPGFRLPTATLDRILSNLLDNAHAYGAPPVLVETARTPAGYVLSVSDSGGGIAPRDLAAATRPFVRLDPARGGNGHSGLGLAIVERLVLRLGGACDIGNRPEGGLRVAMTFPFEVVPKDEPHAQAA; translated from the coding sequence ATGCGCAAGCCCATTGATTCACTGTTCGGGCGGCTGGCGCTGCTCGTCGTCGGTGTCCTGCTCCTGTCGCACTTCGCGTGGTTTTTCGCGATGCGCCTCGAGCGCAGCCAGATGCAGACGCGCTATGCGGTCGAAGAGGCCGCGTTCCTGGTCGACGCGGTGCGCCAGCACGTCGAGCGCACGCCCGACCAGCCGCTGCCGTCGCGTGTGCGGCTCGTGGCGCCGGACAGCGCCGACGTGCCGAACGGCGATCCGTCGAACCTGCCGGCGGCGCTCAGGCGGTTCCGCGACGACGTGAGCGAGCGGATGCCGCCCGGCACGCGCGTCGAGGTCGGCGCGCCCGGCCATCCGCCCGTGCTGTGGGTAAAGGAGCCGACCGACCGCAACTGGATCGTGGTGCCGGTGCAGCCGCTGCGGCCGCCGCGCTCGCTCGACCGGATGCTGCTGTGGCTCGGCACGATCTTTTCGGCCGGCGTGATTGCCGCGCTGTTCGCAGCCTGGCAGCTGCAGCAGCCGTTGCGTTCGCTTGCGCGTGCGGTCGCGCGCTTCGGCCGCGGCCAGCCGGTGCCGCCGTTGCGCGAACGCGGCCCGCGCGAGCTGCGCCAGCTCACGCATGGCTTCAACCAGATGGTGGAACAGGTGTCGCAGGCCGAGAGCGACCGGGCGGTGATGCTGGCGGGCGTGGCGCACGACCTGCGCACGCCGCTTGCGCGGATGCGGCTGCGGGCGGAAATGATGGACGACGTCCGGCTGCGCGACGGCGTCGTGCGCGACGTCGATTCGATGTCGCACATCGTCGACCAGTTTCTGGTGTTTGCGCACGGCGGGTCCGATCGCAGCGAGCCGGTGCCGGTCGATCAGGCGTGCGAGCGGATCGCACGCAGCTATCGCGCGGTCGCGCCGAACGCTCCGGCGGTCCAGACCCGGCTCGATGCCGATCCGGGCTTCCGCCTGCCGACGGCGACGCTCGACCGGATCCTGTCGAACCTGCTGGACAACGCGCATGCGTACGGTGCGCCGCCCGTGCTCGTCGAAACGGCACGCACGCCCGCCGGCTACGTGCTGTCGGTCAGCGACAGCGGCGGCGGGATCGCCCCGCGCGACCTCGCGGCGGCGACGCGGCCGTTCGTGCGGCTCGATCCCGCACGCGGCGGGAACGGCCACAGCGGGCTCGGGCTCGCGATCGTCGAACGGCTCGTACTCAGGCTGGGCGGGGCGTGCGACATCGGCAACCGCCCCGAAGGCGGCCTGCGCGTCGCGATGACGTTCCCGTTCGAGGTCGTGCCGAAGGACGAACCCCACGCACAGGCCGCATGA
- a CDS encoding periplasmic heavy metal sensor gives MYKKTSRVAIAAATVLALAFGTAHAAPPADAPPPGGPGMHQMHGGHDGGPFGVIMKLHDQLKLNASQEQQWQAAVNTMKQNRDAMRKSHEQMREQFKAQQNQPILDLSAMHAARQQAEQQNAQLREQTSAAWLAFYNGLNDQQKTTVSTALKQQFAKMEQRHEKMKERWEQHRQAGKAASAPAQ, from the coding sequence ATGTATAAGAAGACTTCCCGCGTGGCCATCGCGGCCGCCACCGTGCTCGCTCTCGCATTCGGCACCGCGCACGCCGCGCCGCCGGCCGACGCGCCGCCGCCGGGCGGCCCGGGCATGCACCAGATGCACGGCGGGCACGACGGCGGCCCGTTCGGCGTGATCATGAAACTGCACGACCAGCTGAAGCTCAACGCGTCGCAGGAACAGCAGTGGCAGGCCGCCGTCAACACGATGAAGCAGAACCGTGACGCGATGCGCAAGAGCCACGAGCAGATGCGCGAGCAGTTCAAGGCGCAGCAGAACCAGCCGATCCTCGACCTGAGCGCGATGCACGCCGCGCGCCAGCAGGCCGAGCAGCAGAACGCGCAACTGCGCGAGCAGACGTCCGCCGCGTGGCTCGCGTTCTACAACGGCCTGAACGACCAGCAGAAGACCACGGTCAGCACGGCGCTCAAGCAGCAGTTCGCGAAGATGGAACAGCGCCACGAGAAGATGAAGGAACGCTGGGAACAGCACCGCCAGGCGGGCAAGGCCGCATCGGCACCGGCGCAGTAA
- a CDS encoding ABC transporter substrate-binding protein: MKKAALCAALALVAGSAFAKEWKTVRIGVDASYPPFESTAPSGEIVGFDVDLTKEICKRINVKCVWVAQDLDGIIPALKAKKFDVIVSSLTVTDKRREQIDFSDKVYDAPARMIAKAGSPLLPTIASLKGKRVGVEQGSTQETYAKAYWEPQGVTIIPYQNQDQVYADLGSGRLDATLQDELQADYGFLRTPRGKGFAFAGPEVKDPKTIGDGTAIGLRKEDTDLKLKINKALADMHKDGTYDRLSHKYFAFSVYSAR, translated from the coding sequence ATGAAGAAGGCCGCCCTGTGCGCCGCCCTCGCCCTCGTGGCGGGCAGCGCCTTCGCGAAGGAGTGGAAGACCGTGCGGATCGGCGTCGACGCCAGCTACCCGCCGTTCGAGTCGACCGCGCCGAGCGGCGAGATCGTCGGGTTCGACGTCGATCTCACCAAGGAAATCTGCAAGCGGATCAACGTGAAATGCGTGTGGGTGGCGCAGGATCTCGACGGGATCATCCCGGCGCTGAAGGCGAAGAAGTTCGACGTCATCGTGTCGTCGCTAACCGTCACGGACAAGCGCCGCGAGCAGATCGACTTCTCCGACAAGGTATACGACGCGCCGGCGCGGATGATCGCGAAGGCCGGCTCGCCGCTGCTGCCGACGATCGCCTCGCTGAAGGGCAAGCGCGTGGGCGTCGAGCAGGGCTCGACGCAGGAAACCTACGCGAAGGCGTACTGGGAGCCGCAGGGCGTGACGATCATTCCTTACCAGAACCAGGACCAGGTCTACGCCGATCTCGGCTCCGGCCGCCTCGACGCGACGCTGCAGGACGAGCTGCAAGCCGACTACGGCTTCCTGCGCACGCCGCGCGGCAAGGGCTTCGCGTTCGCCGGGCCGGAAGTGAAGGATCCGAAGACGATCGGCGACGGCACCGCGATCGGCCTGCGCAAGGAAGATACGGATCTGAAGCTCAAGATCAACAAGGCGCTGGCCGACATGCACAAGGACGGCACGTACGACCGGCTGTCGCACAAGTATTTCGCGTTCAGCGTCTATTCGGCCCGCTGA
- a CDS encoding pirin family protein produces the protein MFQIRRAADRGHANHGWLVSRHSFPIGGAGDDAHPPFGALCVLNDDRIAPTRGFGMHPHRDMEIVTYVLDGALAHRDSLGNGSIIRPGDVQRMSAGTGIVHSEYNASRDRPLHLLQIWLLPTEQGGRPGYEERRFGEDEKRGRLRLVAAPDGRDGSVSMRADASIHAGLFDGGEAVVYDVPAGRRVYVHVARGALEVNGEPLESGDGVRIGGVASVTLASGRAAEVLLFDVA, from the coding sequence ATGTTCCAGATTCGCCGCGCCGCCGACCGAGGTCATGCCAACCATGGCTGGCTCGTGTCCCGTCACAGCTTCCCGATCGGTGGCGCTGGCGACGACGCACATCCGCCGTTCGGCGCGCTGTGCGTGCTGAACGACGACCGGATCGCGCCGACGCGCGGCTTCGGCATGCATCCGCACCGCGACATGGAGATCGTCACCTATGTGCTCGACGGCGCGCTCGCGCATCGCGACAGCCTCGGCAACGGGTCGATCATCCGGCCCGGGGACGTGCAGCGGATGAGCGCCGGCACGGGGATCGTGCACAGCGAGTACAACGCGTCGCGCGACCGGCCGCTGCATCTGCTGCAGATCTGGTTGCTGCCGACGGAGCAGGGCGGCCGGCCGGGCTACGAGGAACGACGCTTCGGCGAGGACGAGAAGCGCGGGCGGCTGCGGCTCGTCGCGGCGCCGGACGGGCGCGACGGCTCGGTGTCGATGCGCGCGGATGCGAGCATCCATGCGGGGCTGTTCGATGGCGGCGAAGCGGTGGTGTACGACGTGCCGGCTGGGCGACGCGTATACGTGCACGTCGCGCGCGGTGCGCTGGAGGTCAATGGCGAGCCGCTGGAGAGCGGCGACGGCGTGCGGATCGGCGGGGTGGCGTCGGTTACGCTGGCGAGCGGCCGGGCGGCCGAGGTGCTGCTGTTCGACGTCGCCTGA